A region from the Lemur catta isolate mLemCat1 chromosome 7, mLemCat1.pri, whole genome shotgun sequence genome encodes:
- the HRAS gene encoding GTPase HRas isoform X2: MTEYKLVVVGAGGVGKSALTIQLIQNHFVDEYDPTIEDSYRKQVVIDGETCLLDILDTAGQEEYSAMRDQYMRTGEGFLCVFAINNTKSFEDIHQYREQIKRVKDSDDVPMVLVGNKCDLAVRTVESRQAQDLARSYSIPYIETSAKTRQGSRSGSGSSSGTLWDPPGPM; this comes from the exons ATGACGGAGTACAAGCTCGTGGTGGTGGGCGCCGGGGGCGTGGGGAAGAGCGCCCTGACCATTCAGCTGATCCAGAACCACTTTGTGGACGAGTACGACCCCACCATAGAG GACTCGTACCGGAAGCAGGTGGTCATCGATGGAGAGACATGTCTGCTGGACATCCTGGACACAGCGGGCCAGGAGGAGTACAGCGCCATGCGGGACCAGTACATGCGCACTGGAGAGGGCTTCCTCTGCGTGTTTGCCATCAACAACACTAAGTCTTTTGAGGACATCCATCAGTACAG GGAGCAGATCAAGCGGGTTAAGGATTCGGACGATGTGCCCATGGTGCTGGTGGGGAATAAGTGTGACCTGGCTGTGCGCACCGTGGAGTCTCGGCAGGCCCAGGATCTCGCCCGCAGCTACAGCATCCCCTACATTGAGACGTCAGCCAAGACCCGGCAG GGCAGCCgctctggctctggctccagCTCCGGGACCCTCTGGGACCCCCCGGGACCCATGTGA
- the HRAS gene encoding GTPase HRas isoform X1 yields the protein MTEYKLVVVGAGGVGKSALTIQLIQNHFVDEYDPTIEDSYRKQVVIDGETCLLDILDTAGQEEYSAMRDQYMRTGEGFLCVFAINNTKSFEDIHQYREQIKRVKDSDDVPMVLVGNKCDLAVRTVESRQAQDLARSYSIPYIETSAKTRQGVEDAFYTLVREIRQHKVRKLNPPDESGPGCMSCKCVLS from the exons ATGACGGAGTACAAGCTCGTGGTGGTGGGCGCCGGGGGCGTGGGGAAGAGCGCCCTGACCATTCAGCTGATCCAGAACCACTTTGTGGACGAGTACGACCCCACCATAGAG GACTCGTACCGGAAGCAGGTGGTCATCGATGGAGAGACATGTCTGCTGGACATCCTGGACACAGCGGGCCAGGAGGAGTACAGCGCCATGCGGGACCAGTACATGCGCACTGGAGAGGGCTTCCTCTGCGTGTTTGCCATCAACAACACTAAGTCTTTTGAGGACATCCATCAGTACAG GGAGCAGATCAAGCGGGTTAAGGATTCGGACGATGTGCCCATGGTGCTGGTGGGGAATAAGTGTGACCTGGCTGTGCGCACCGTGGAGTCTCGGCAGGCCCAGGATCTCGCCCGCAGCTACAGCATCCCCTACATTGAGACGTCAGCCAAGACCCGGCAG GGCGTGGAGGACGCCTTCTATACGCTGGTGCGTGAGATACGGCAGCACAAGGTGCGGAAGCTGAATCCGCCCGACGAGAGCGGCCCGGGCTGCATGAGCTGCAAGTGTGTGCTGTCCTGA